In Lacrimispora indolis DSM 755, a genomic segment contains:
- a CDS encoding AI-2E family transporter: MVKPSRKLKKTLLILGVTGAVYLSFRYLLPLVIPFLIAYVFALSLRPSALWIEKKTRFIIKGRVISIPLAVIGGVEVILFMIAVGIILYVAGRKLFMEARLLLQNLPVILEGMDRWLMDNCFFAERFLKLPDGYMVEVVRDIISGGQVAIKSRIMPFLMTNSMTIMKWIVQVTVIIIILLIATVLSLQEMDDIRERRDNSMFRFEYAMLGRRLTTVGSAWLKTQGAIMLFTMTVCSAGLFFLGNPYFILFGIGIGLLDALPIFGTGTVFIPWALFSMINKNWKYGIGLMVIYIICYFLREIMEAKIMGGKVGLTPLETLASMYVGLQLFGLLGFILGPIGLLIVEDIVEVYEGWCCEDRKEMADSEE, encoded by the coding sequence ATGGTGAAACCGAGCAGGAAACTGAAGAAAACATTATTAATATTGGGAGTTACAGGGGCAGTGTATTTAAGTTTTCGCTATCTGCTGCCCCTTGTGATTCCCTTTTTGATTGCATACGTATTTGCTCTGTCCCTTCGGCCTTCAGCCCTTTGGATCGAGAAAAAGACCCGCTTCATCATAAAGGGTAGGGTGATTTCCATTCCCCTGGCAGTTATCGGGGGAGTAGAAGTTATCCTTTTTATGATCGCTGTTGGAATCATCCTTTATGTGGCAGGGAGAAAGCTGTTCATGGAAGCCAGGCTTTTACTTCAGAACCTGCCGGTCATTCTGGAAGGCATGGACCGGTGGCTTATGGATAACTGCTTCTTTGCGGAGCGGTTTTTAAAGCTGCCTGACGGATATATGGTAGAAGTGGTAAGGGACATTATATCAGGTGGACAGGTTGCTATAAAAAGCAGGATCATGCCCTTTCTTATGACGAACTCCATGACCATCATGAAATGGATCGTACAGGTAACGGTGATCATTATCATATTGCTGATTGCCACGGTTCTTTCCCTTCAGGAGATGGATGACATCAGGGAAAGGCGGGATAATTCCATGTTTCGCTTTGAATATGCCATGCTTGGGAGACGGCTGACAACGGTGGGAAGCGCCTGGTTAAAGACCCAGGGAGCTATCATGCTGTTTACTATGACGGTGTGTTCGGCAGGGCTGTTTTTCCTGGGAAACCCTTATTTTATTTTATTTGGGATCGGGATCGGGCTTTTGGATGCGCTTCCGATTTTTGGCACAGGGACAGTGTTCATTCCCTGGGCCCTTTTCTCCATGATCAATAAAAACTGGAAGTACGGAATCGGATTAATGGTCATTTATATTATCTGTTATTTTCTGCGGGAGATCATGGAAGCCAAGATCATGGGCGGAAAGGTTGGGCTTACGCCTTTGGAAACCCTTGCATCCATGTATGTGGGCCTTCAGCTTTTCGGGCTTTTGGGATTTATTCTTGGGCCTATCGGCTTATTGATTGTGGAAGATATTGTAGAGGTGTATGAGGGCTGGTGCTGTGAAGATAGGAAGGAAATGGCAGATTCGGAGGAATGA
- a CDS encoding RluA family pseudouridine synthase, with amino-acid sequence MELNILYEDEDILVAEKPVGMESQSSRSFEPDMVSEVRKHINSLSPKSDPPYVGVIHRLDKPVGGVMVYAKTKNAAESLSRQVSQHQMEKIYYAVVCGKPVENFGAYVDYLWKDGKTNCSKIVDKGIKGAKLAELHYQVVDNRSIGNEECSLTKIILKTGRHHQIRVQMAGHGTPLWGDRKYNPGFQKGADGKHVALFAHSLSFSHPGTKKRLSFSVKPKGEIFEMFSLPEMT; translated from the coding sequence ATGGAGCTTAACATATTATACGAGGATGAAGACATACTGGTGGCGGAAAAGCCGGTGGGAATGGAATCCCAGTCTTCCAGATCATTTGAGCCGGACATGGTCAGCGAGGTAAGGAAACATATCAACAGTTTATCCCCAAAGTCAGACCCGCCATATGTGGGAGTTATCCACAGGCTGGATAAGCCGGTGGGAGGCGTCATGGTTTATGCAAAAACGAAAAATGCCGCAGAGTCTTTAAGCAGGCAGGTTTCCCAGCATCAAATGGAGAAAATCTACTACGCGGTGGTTTGTGGAAAACCTGTGGAAAACTTTGGGGCCTACGTGGATTATTTGTGGAAGGACGGAAAAACCAATTGTTCCAAAATTGTGGATAAGGGGATAAAAGGTGCAAAACTGGCGGAGCTTCATTATCAGGTTGTGGATAACCGGAGCATAGGGAATGAAGAATGCAGCCTTACAAAGATCATATTAAAAACCGGCCGTCATCACCAGATACGGGTGCAGATGGCCGGCCACGGCACACCCCTTTGGGGTGACCGTAAGTATAATCCCGGTTTTCAAAAGGGAGCTGACGGCAAACATGTGGCCTTGTTTGCTCACAGCCTGTCATTTTCCCATCCAGGCACAAAGAAAAGGCTGAGTTTTTCCGTGAAACCAAAGGGAGAAATCTTTGAAATGTTCTCATTGCCGGAAATGACATAA
- a CDS encoding nitroreductase family protein: MNQTIKELMERKSVRVYEDRVIEPEKKAAIIDAALQAPTAGNMTLYSIIDVTDQKRKETLAVTCDNQPFIAKAPLVLVFVADYQRWYELFCHYEEEVRKPGLGDLLLACDDALIAAQNAVVAAESLGIGSCYIGDIMEQYETHRDLFGLPKYAVPAAMVVFGYPTKQQMDRKKPVRLKPEAVVFENSYRRLSPEEFSGELKTIQGREEDFERWVKAFCMRKWNSAFSAEMSRSVEAMMASWKKVE; the protein is encoded by the coding sequence ATGAATCAGACGATAAAAGAACTGATGGAAAGAAAATCCGTCCGGGTGTACGAGGACAGGGTCATTGAGCCAGAGAAAAAGGCGGCTATTATAGATGCAGCCTTACAGGCTCCCACTGCCGGGAACATGACTTTGTATTCCATCATTGATGTGACGGACCAGAAGCGGAAGGAGACCCTGGCAGTGACCTGCGACAACCAGCCCTTTATCGCAAAGGCCCCGCTGGTGCTGGTTTTTGTGGCGGATTACCAGAGGTGGTATGAGCTGTTCTGTCATTATGAAGAGGAGGTCCGAAAGCCAGGGCTTGGAGATCTTTTGCTGGCCTGTGACGATGCGCTGATAGCGGCCCAGAATGCGGTTGTGGCGGCAGAATCCCTTGGTATTGGCTCCTGCTACATCGGAGATATTATGGAGCAGTATGAAACACACAGGGATTTATTTGGCCTTCCTAAGTATGCAGTTCCGGCGGCAATGGTGGTCTTTGGGTATCCGACCAAGCAGCAGATGGACAGAAAGAAACCGGTGCGGCTTAAGCCTGAAGCCGTGGTGTTTGAGAATTCTTACCGCCGTTTAAGCCCTGAGGAATTTTCCGGGGAGCTTAAAACGATTCAGGGAAGGGAAGAGGATTTCGAACGCTGGGTAAAGGCATTTTGCATGCGTAAATGGAATTCTGCTTTCAGCGCTGAAATGAGCCGTTCCGTGGAGGCCATGATGGCGTCATGGAAGAAAGTGGAGTAA
- the trhA gene encoding PAQR family membrane homeostasis protein TrhA has product MEIKIKDPVSAITHFVAMIMALIAAIPLLIKASSDGKLHLAALTVFILSMVFLYAASTIYHTLDISPKINRLLKKIDHMMIFILIAGTYTPVCLIVLGDQTGWSLMALVWGIAVSGIIIKACFIMCPKWFSSSLYIAMGWVCVLAFTKIMDALSPAGFLWLVAGGVIYTLGGIIYALKLPLFNAKHKSFGSHEIFHLFVMGGSLCHYILMYHFVA; this is encoded by the coding sequence ATGGAAATTAAAATCAAAGATCCAGTCAGTGCCATCACTCACTTTGTCGCCATGATAATGGCGCTCATCGCCGCAATACCGCTGCTCATTAAGGCTTCCTCCGATGGAAAGCTCCACCTGGCTGCCTTAACGGTCTTTATCCTCAGCATGGTCTTTCTTTATGCGGCCAGCACCATCTACCATACCCTTGACATTTCACCGAAAATCAACCGGCTGTTAAAAAAAATAGATCATATGATGATTTTCATCCTGATCGCAGGAACCTACACGCCGGTTTGCCTGATCGTTCTTGGAGATCAGACCGGCTGGAGCCTGATGGCTCTTGTATGGGGAATTGCTGTTTCAGGGATTATCATAAAAGCCTGCTTTATCATGTGCCCCAAATGGTTTTCTTCCAGCCTTTACATTGCCATGGGCTGGGTATGTGTCCTGGCATTTACAAAGATCATGGATGCCCTCTCTCCTGCCGGGTTCCTCTGGCTTGTAGCCGGAGGCGTCATCTACACCCTGGGCGGTATCATTTATGCCCTGAAGCTTCCTCTTTTTAACGCAAAACACAAAAGTTTCGGTTCCCATGAGATTTTCCATCTTTTCGTCATGGGAGGAAGCTTGTGCCATTATATTCTGATGTATCATTTTGTTGCATAG
- a CDS encoding GIY-YIG nuclease family protein yields the protein MNYTYILKCADDTLYCGWTNHLEKRLTAHNQGKGAKYTKARRPVVLAYWEEFSTKEEAMRREAAIKKLSRKDKLKLMGEIV from the coding sequence ATGAATTACACCTATATTTTAAAATGTGCAGATGATACTCTGTACTGCGGTTGGACAAACCATTTGGAGAAACGCTTAACAGCCCATAACCAGGGAAAAGGAGCCAAATACACAAAAGCCCGCAGGCCAGTGGTTTTAGCTTATTGGGAAGAATTTTCCACAAAGGAAGAGGCCATGCGCCGTGAAGCTGCCATAAAAAAGCTTTCCAGGAAGGACAAGCTAAAGCTCATGGGAGAGATTGTATGA
- a CDS encoding DUF3794 and LysM peptidoglycan-binding domain-containing protein produces the protein MLELVKKNIHMNRWKGNATSQITLDDDFIVPDSMDDVDQIILSSGEITIDSVKNQTERVAVRGKLDFMILYRGAEGGIQTLSGSINFEEPINVPGLEEKDYVQLAWELEDLNAGIINSRKLSVKAIVTLRVKVETVSDVNAAVEVDTGSASSDAPSVETLRRSLDVASVALRHKDTFRIKDTITLSGNKPNIDHVLWTEMKLRGITTRPMDGKMMLDGELLVFVIYQGEGEGAPIQWVEESIPFSGELDVPDMTEDMVPVIMVHLIHKDIEAKPDSDGEMREMDVDAVLELDMKLYKEENMELLSDLYSTNRELTLQTGEACFDKILTKNMSKCKIVEKISLDQAERILQICHSEGIVKIDDTEIREDGLHVEGVLEVRVLYLTSDDTQPIQSSVEDIPFHFLIEAPGINEDTICQLNPGLEQLGAVMMGGGTLEVKATISLDLLALQPVCEQIIINVAEAPMDLNNLQKLPGIVGYIVQPGDSLWKVAKKFHTTIDTIIATNSLTEKSVKPGDRLILVKELA, from the coding sequence ATGTTGGAGCTGGTGAAGAAAAACATACATATGAATCGCTGGAAAGGAAATGCTACGTCTCAGATTACTCTTGACGATGACTTCATCGTCCCGGACAGCATGGATGATGTGGATCAGATTATTTTAAGTTCCGGTGAAATTACTATTGATTCCGTAAAAAACCAGACAGAGCGCGTCGCGGTCCGGGGCAAGCTGGACTTTATGATCCTCTATCGGGGAGCGGAAGGAGGGATTCAGACCCTTTCAGGAAGCATTAACTTTGAGGAACCCATCAATGTGCCTGGACTGGAGGAAAAGGATTATGTCCAGCTGGCATGGGAGCTTGAGGATTTGAACGCAGGAATTATTAATTCCAGGAAGCTGAGTGTAAAGGCTATTGTAACCCTTAGGGTGAAGGTAGAGACCGTCAGCGATGTTAATGCTGCCGTTGAAGTGGACACGGGAAGCGCATCTTCTGACGCGCCTTCGGTGGAAACTCTCCGCCGCAGCCTGGATGTGGCTTCCGTTGCGCTCCGCCACAAGGATACGTTCCGGATCAAGGATACCATTACCCTGTCAGGAAACAAGCCGAACATTGATCATGTTTTGTGGACTGAAATGAAGCTAAGAGGCATTACCACAAGGCCTATGGATGGAAAAATGATGCTTGACGGGGAGCTGCTGGTATTTGTTATTTACCAGGGAGAAGGAGAAGGAGCTCCGATCCAGTGGGTCGAGGAAAGCATTCCATTTTCAGGAGAGCTGGATGTTCCGGATATGACTGAGGATATGGTTCCTGTGATCATGGTCCATCTGATCCATAAGGATATAGAAGCAAAGCCGGATTCTGACGGCGAGATGCGTGAAATGGATGTGGACGCAGTTCTTGAATTGGATATGAAGCTTTACAAGGAAGAGAATATGGAGCTGCTCAGTGACTTATATTCTACTAACCGGGAACTGACGCTTCAGACAGGAGAAGCTTGTTTTGATAAGATCCTGACGAAAAATATGAGCAAGTGCAAGATCGTGGAAAAGATCAGCCTGGATCAGGCGGAGAGGATCCTGCAGATATGCCACAGTGAGGGAATCGTTAAAATTGATGATACGGAAATCAGAGAAGACGGACTTCATGTGGAAGGCGTTTTGGAGGTGCGGGTCTTATATCTGACCTCTGACGATACTCAGCCGATTCAGTCGTCTGTAGAGGATATCCCCTTCCATTTCCTGATTGAGGCTCCGGGGATCAATGAGGATACCATCTGTCAGTTAAATCCGGGCTTAGAGCAGCTGGGCGCTGTTATGATGGGCGGAGGGACCCTTGAAGTGAAGGCGACCATTTCCCTTGATTTACTGGCCCTGCAGCCGGTCTGCGAGCAGATCATCATAAATGTAGCGGAAGCTCCCATGGATTTAAACAATCTGCAGAAACTGCCGGGAATCGTGGGATACATTGTACAGCCTGGAGATTCTCTTTGGAAGGTTGCCAAAAAATTTCATACAACAATTGATACCATTATAGCAACTAACAGTTTGACGGAAAAATCTGTAAAACCGGGGGACCGGCTGATTCTAGTGAAAGAATTGGCATAA
- the cysE gene encoding serine O-acetyltransferase: MILKDIWLDVTAVKERDPAARSKLEVLLLYQGVHALIWHRFAHWFYQHKMFFVARLISQLARFFTLIEIHPGAQLGHGILIDHGCGVVIGETTVVGDNCTIYQGVTLGGVGLNKGKRHPTLGNNVSVGAGAKILGSFEVGDNCTIAANAVLLKPLESNVTAVGIPARPVKIDGVPIPKKQDNLVTMDHYCKMEERVKELEERLLKLQTELSSYREKETEAGTEASPEEKPEE, encoded by the coding sequence ATGATATTAAAGGATATATGGCTTGATGTGACGGCAGTAAAAGAGCGGGATCCGGCAGCCAGAAGCAAGCTGGAAGTGCTCTTGCTGTATCAGGGAGTTCATGCATTGATCTGGCATCGGTTTGCCCACTGGTTTTACCAGCACAAGATGTTTTTTGTCGCCAGGCTTATTTCCCAGCTGGCAAGATTCTTTACACTGATCGAGATCCATCCGGGGGCACAGCTGGGGCACGGAATTTTAATTGACCACGGCTGCGGAGTGGTAATCGGAGAAACTACGGTGGTAGGCGATAACTGTACCATTTACCAGGGGGTGACTCTGGGAGGCGTAGGACTGAATAAGGGAAAACGCCATCCAACACTTGGCAACAATGTGTCGGTAGGAGCAGGTGCCAAGATTTTAGGGTCCTTTGAAGTGGGTGATAATTGTACCATAGCGGCAAATGCCGTGCTTTTAAAACCTTTGGAGAGCAACGTAACAGCGGTGGGGATCCCCGCCCGCCCGGTTAAGATCGACGGCGTGCCCATTCCAAAGAAACAAGATAATCTGGTGACAATGGATCACTACTGTAAGATGGAAGAGCGGGTCAAGGAACTGGAAGAAAGACTTCTTAAGCTGCAGACAGAGCTGTCCTCATACAGGGAAAAGGAAACGGAAGCCGGGACAGAGGCTTCTCCCGAAGAAAAACCAGAAGAATAA
- a CDS encoding protease complex subunit PrcB family protein, whose amino-acid sequence MWVLVVRTLSGCTLNGDSGDKVRDLEFTVVADADIPQELRQIIAEKQQSPFKLTYSDDQNLYIVVGYGKQASGGYSIAVNELYLTDNSIVLDTELIGPEKGENTGAEPSYPFIVIKTEMSELPVVFQ is encoded by the coding sequence ATGTGGGTATTGGTTGTGCGTACCTTAAGCGGGTGTACTTTAAACGGGGATAGTGGGGATAAAGTGCGGGATCTGGAATTTACCGTTGTAGCTGACGCGGATATTCCGCAGGAACTTAGACAGATCATTGCTGAAAAGCAGCAGTCGCCCTTTAAGCTGACCTACAGCGATGATCAGAACCTTTACATAGTAGTTGGTTACGGAAAACAGGCCAGCGGAGGATATAGCATCGCAGTCAATGAACTGTATTTGACGGATAATTCCATTGTCCTGGACACGGAATTAATCGGACCGGAAAAGGGGGAGAATACGGGGGCAGAACCCTCCTATCCATTCATCGTCATTAAAACAGAGATGTCGGAGCTTCCGGTGGTGTTTCAGTAG
- a CDS encoding AraC family transcriptional regulator — MDWLEKMNGALEYIEDNLSGEIHLEEAAKRACCSSFNFQRMFSFMADVSLADYIRRRRLSLAAMDLLTTEEKVIDIAVKYGYESPVSFARAFYAMHGLNPRDVRKPGGKVKAYPRISFEITIKGAEAMNYCVKELGEFRLVGFKEKISMENGENFKRIPEFWNEVCRQGRYEKMLGYNDNKELYSMGVCTNSDDGRDFDYYIATGSDREIPGDMAELVIPAGTYVIFECIGRMPEGQQKVWKRVFTEWFPSSGYEIMDGPQLEWYSEGDITSEEYRSEIWIPIRKKA, encoded by the coding sequence GTGGATTGGCTGGAGAAAATGAACGGAGCCCTGGAATACATTGAAGACAATTTAAGCGGAGAGATTCATCTGGAGGAGGCGGCCAAACGGGCCTGCTGTTCCAGCTTTAATTTCCAGCGGATGTTTTCTTTTATGGCAGACGTATCCTTGGCGGACTACATCAGAAGGAGGAGGCTTTCCCTTGCTGCCATGGACCTTCTGACGACAGAAGAAAAGGTCATTGACATTGCCGTAAAGTATGGATATGAGTCTCCGGTTTCCTTTGCCAGGGCATTTTATGCCATGCACGGGTTAAATCCCAGGGATGTGAGAAAGCCCGGTGGGAAGGTCAAGGCTTATCCCCGCATCTCATTTGAAATAACCATAAAAGGAGCTGAAGCTATGAATTATTGCGTAAAAGAGTTGGGAGAATTTAGGCTGGTAGGATTTAAGGAAAAAATATCCATGGAAAATGGAGAGAATTTTAAAAGGATCCCGGAGTTCTGGAATGAGGTTTGCAGGCAGGGCAGGTATGAAAAAATGCTGGGCTATAATGACAATAAGGAGCTGTACTCCATGGGAGTGTGCACCAATTCCGATGACGGCAGGGATTTTGATTATTACATTGCCACCGGATCAGACAGGGAAATACCGGGAGATATGGCTGAACTGGTAATTCCGGCCGGCACCTATGTGATCTTTGAATGCATAGGCCGGATGCCGGAAGGCCAGCAGAAGGTATGGAAGCGGGTTTTTACGGAGTGGTTTCCGTCCTCCGGCTATGAAATAATGGATGGTCCGCAGCTGGAGTGGTATTCCGAAGGGGATATTACTTCCGAGGAATACCGGAGTGAAATCTGGATCCCTATCCGCAAAAAGGCGTAA
- the aguB gene encoding N-carbamoylputrescine amidase encodes MREVTVAAVQMKCWDDVKKNIENAEMLVRQAAKEGAKVILLPELFERQYFCQERRYEFYDYAGPVEENQAVKHFSRIAAELSVVLPISFYEQSGNSMFNSAAVLDGDGTNLGVYRKTHIPDDHYYQEKFYFTPGDTGFRVFDTMYGKIGVGICWDQWFPETARCLALNGAELILYPTAIGSEPILECDSMEHWRRCMQGHAASNIIPVAAANRVGVESVIPCAENGNQSSSLKFYGSSFITDSTGAIIASMDREKEGIICASFDLDQIMADRRNWGLFRDRRPKMYGEITGKS; translated from the coding sequence ATGAGAGAAGTAACAGTGGCAGCAGTTCAGATGAAGTGCTGGGATGACGTTAAGAAAAATATTGAAAACGCGGAAATGCTGGTAAGGCAGGCGGCAAAGGAAGGCGCAAAGGTCATCCTCCTTCCGGAGCTGTTTGAACGGCAGTATTTCTGCCAGGAACGGCGGTATGAATTCTATGACTATGCAGGACCGGTGGAAGAAAACCAGGCAGTGAAGCATTTTTCCCGGATCGCGGCTGAGCTTTCTGTGGTCCTTCCCATCAGCTTTTATGAGCAGTCCGGGAATTCCATGTTTAACTCGGCAGCAGTCCTTGACGGAGATGGCACAAATCTTGGGGTATACCGAAAGACCCATATTCCGGATGACCATTACTACCAGGAAAAATTTTATTTCACGCCCGGAGATACCGGATTCCGGGTATTTGATACCATGTACGGAAAAATAGGGGTAGGGATCTGCTGGGACCAGTGGTTTCCTGAGACAGCAAGGTGTCTGGCTTTAAACGGGGCTGAGCTGATCCTGTACCCAACTGCCATCGGAAGCGAGCCGATTCTGGAATGTGACAGCATGGAGCACTGGAGGCGCTGCATGCAGGGGCATGCTGCCTCCAACATCATCCCGGTGGCTGCTGCAAACCGGGTGGGAGTGGAATCTGTGATTCCCTGCGCGGAAAATGGGAATCAAAGCTCTTCCCTTAAATTTTATGGCTCTTCCTTTATTACGGACAGCACCGGGGCAATCATAGCATCCATGGACAGGGAGAAAGAGGGTATTATATGTGCTTCCTTTGACCTTGACCAGATCATGGCTGACCGGAGGAACTGGGGGCTTTTCAGAGACCGCAGGCCAAAGATGTACGGAGAAATTACAGGAAAATCTTAA
- the aguA gene encoding agmatine deiminase produces the protein MEKLKSLPANDGFYMPGEFEPHRGCIMIWPKRPGSWPFGAGKAREAFVRIAEAIADSEQVIMLAEDDVRESAREMLSDRIQVVDMESDDAWARDVGPTFVVNKEREVRGIDWQFNAWGGTFDGLYPDWQKDNLLAGHFCQRFGYPVYDAGHFVLEGGSIHSDGEGTLLVTESCLLSAGRNPSLSKLQIEEQLKTYLGASKIIWLKAGIYQDETNEHVDNVCAFVRPGEVVLAWTDERDDPQYEMSLADLRILETETDAAGRHFKIHKLPIPKEPVCITEEELSGFSFEPGEDVREAGERLAASYVNFYISNGGVIVPQFGDAHDSEAVRILEECFPERRIYPVYARDIIVGGGNIHCITQQIPEGEFHERSNSGSSSDEVLG, from the coding sequence ATGGAAAAATTAAAAAGCCTTCCGGCAAATGACGGATTTTATATGCCGGGAGAATTTGAACCTCATCGGGGCTGTATCATGATCTGGCCCAAACGGCCCGGCTCCTGGCCCTTTGGGGCCGGGAAGGCCAGGGAGGCCTTTGTCAGGATCGCAGAGGCTATTGCGGACAGCGAACAGGTGATCATGCTGGCAGAGGACGATGTGAGGGAAAGCGCCAGAGAAATGCTTTCGGACCGGATCCAGGTGGTTGATATGGAATCTGACGATGCGTGGGCAAGAGATGTGGGTCCTACTTTTGTGGTAAATAAGGAACGTGAGGTCAGAGGGATCGACTGGCAGTTTAACGCCTGGGGCGGGACCTTTGACGGACTGTATCCTGACTGGCAAAAGGATAACCTGCTTGCAGGGCATTTTTGTCAGCGGTTTGGATATCCGGTTTATGATGCCGGGCATTTTGTCCTGGAGGGAGGTTCCATTCACTCCGACGGGGAAGGCACACTTTTGGTGACCGAGAGCTGCCTTTTAAGCGCCGGAAGGAACCCCTCCCTGTCAAAGCTTCAAATTGAGGAACAGCTGAAAACCTATCTGGGTGCCTCTAAGATCATCTGGCTGAAGGCAGGCATCTATCAGGATGAAACAAATGAGCACGTAGACAATGTCTGTGCTTTTGTACGGCCGGGAGAGGTGGTTTTAGCCTGGACGGATGAGAGAGATGATCCTCAGTATGAAATGTCCCTGGCTGATTTAAGGATTCTGGAAACGGAGACGGATGCAGCAGGAAGGCATTTTAAGATCCACAAGCTTCCCATACCCAAAGAACCGGTCTGCATCACAGAGGAGGAGCTTTCCGGCTTCTCCTTTGAGCCAGGAGAGGATGTGAGGGAGGCAGGTGAGCGCCTGGCCGCCAGCTATGTGAATTTTTACATATCAAACGGCGGGGTAATTGTCCCACAGTTTGGAGATGCCCACGACTCAGAGGCAGTACGGATATTGGAGGAGTGCTTCCCGGAGAGGAGGATCTATCCGGTGTATGCAAGAGATATCATTGTGGGAGGCGGGAACATTCACTGCATTACACAGCAGATACCGGAAGGAGAGTTTCATGAGAGAAGTAACAGTGGCAGCAGTTCAGATGAAGTGCTGGGATGA
- the nspC gene encoding carboxynorspermidine decarboxylase: MRIEDLKTPCYVIDEGRLEKNLEILRQLKEHTGCKILLAQKAFSCYAEYPLIGRYLDGTTASGLFEARLGREEMGLENHVFAPAYKEEDFKELVKICDHIVFNSFSQLEKYKDSLSGVEAGIRINPQCSTQEGHEIYDPCAPGSRLGVPPDHFKEEWLPRLSGLHFHTLCEQNSDDLKKTLDAVEERFGKYLSGLSWLNMGGGHHITREDYDMGLLEDCIMRLKEKYGLTVYLEPGEAVALNAGYLVTEVMDVVENGIRTLILDASAACHMPDVLEMPYRPPLKDSGEPGEKAYTYRLSSCTCLAGDVIGDYSFDREIKPGDKLYFMDMAIYSMVKNNTFNGMPLPAIAVMDKGGDCRVIKRFGYEDFKNRLA, translated from the coding sequence ATGAGGATCGAGGATTTAAAGACCCCCTGCTATGTGATCGATGAGGGCAGGCTGGAGAAAAACCTGGAAATCTTAAGACAGTTAAAGGAACATACCGGATGTAAGATCCTGCTGGCCCAGAAGGCATTTTCCTGCTATGCAGAGTATCCCCTTATAGGCAGATACCTTGACGGGACCACTGCCAGCGGGCTTTTCGAGGCCAGACTGGGGAGGGAGGAGATGGGGCTGGAAAACCACGTCTTTGCTCCTGCTTATAAGGAAGAAGATTTTAAAGAGCTGGTGAAGATCTGCGACCACATTGTGTTTAATTCCTTTTCCCAGCTTGAGAAATATAAGGATTCCTTAAGCGGGGTGGAGGCAGGCATCAGAATCAATCCCCAGTGTTCCACCCAGGAAGGCCATGAGATTTATGACCCCTGTGCTCCCGGCTCAAGGCTTGGGGTTCCCCCGGATCATTTTAAGGAGGAGTGGCTGCCAAGGCTTTCCGGGCTCCATTTCCACACCTTATGTGAACAAAATTCCGATGATTTAAAAAAGACCCTGGATGCGGTGGAGGAAAGGTTCGGGAAGTATTTATCCGGACTGTCCTGGCTGAATATGGGCGGAGGACATCACATCACCAGGGAGGATTACGACATGGGTCTGCTGGAAGATTGTATTATGAGACTAAAGGAGAAATACGGCCTTACAGTTTATTTAGAACCAGGAGAGGCTGTGGCTCTTAATGCCGGGTATCTGGTAACAGAGGTAATGGATGTAGTGGAAAACGGGATCAGGACTTTGATTCTTGATGCTTCCGCAGCCTGCCATATGCCTGATGTGCTGGAAATGCCATACAGGCCTCCCTTAAAGGACAGCGGGGAGCCTGGAGAGAAGGCATACACCTACAGGCTGTCCTCCTGCACCTGCCTGGCGGGAGATGTGATCGGGGATTATTCCTTTGACAGGGAAATAAAGCCGGGGGATAAGCTGTATTTTATGGATATGGCCATTTATTCCATGGTAAAGAACAATACCTTTAACGGGATGCCCCTCCCTGCAATCGCCGTCATGGATAAAGGAGGAGACTGCCGTGTTATAAAAAGGTTCGGCTATGAGGATTTTAAGAACCGGCTGGCCTAG